In Ficedula albicollis isolate OC2 chromosome 19, FicAlb1.5, whole genome shotgun sequence, one DNA window encodes the following:
- the DTX2 gene encoding probable E3 ubiquitin-protein ligase DTX2: protein MNIWSPGENDVKPAQLPLPLAACQSSGRNMAAAQGAGSGSGGPPASAPGHSSSSTAVAVWEWQDEFGRWRPYRGNVCSYIEQVIQASQQKGRRSGSGLLSSIPLGHADPALAPYVIDIPSLTQFRQDTGTMRAVRRHVFPGDSAAGQGVVWEWQNDEGGWSPYEMSVCVFLEQARATNHQRVDLGPLGYNYEVDFVAQVQTNKTSRFRRSVQRRLDSPYPVTTSTTPLHTGVGCSCQQCWPNSGTGPITTRYRHSMTNLPNSSTTHQVPGRTASVNSSSVGFVPYNKPALTGARSTPRLNAQSTLVLAQAGSLSPALAASNGVSAQTLPVKMPKPSRVSQALAGMTAILMSAAGLPVHLTRVPQAASTHKATKKHSSVKEGRKVSKKASPTEPESVVKKYLEELKSAPADEDCMICMEKLSSPSGYSDSCQSSSIRPEAVGHLRNCQHSFHMLCMLAMYSNGNKDGSLQCPSCKTIYGEKTGTQPKGKMEISTFPQSLPGHKDCGTIRIVYHISRGIQGPEHPNPGMPYTARGFPRYCYLPDNEKGRKVLELLKVAWKRRLIFTVGTSNTTGESNTVVWNEIHHKTEMDSNLSGHGYPDPNYLDNVLAELAAQGVTEDCLGQ from the exons GTCCCCAGGAGAAAATGATGTAAAGCCAGCACAGTTGCCACTTCCCCTCGCGGCgtgccagagctcagggaggaacatggcagcagctcagggagcgGGGAGCGGCTCAGGCGGGCCGCCCGCCTCTGCCCCgggccacagcagcagctccacggcGGTGGCAGTGTGGGAGTGGCAGGATGAGTTTGGCAGGTGGAGGCCGTACCGAGGCAATGTGTGCAGCTACATCGAGCAGGTGATCCAGGCCTCTCAGCAGAAGGGCCGGCGCTCGGGCTCggggctgctcagcagcatccCTTTGGGACACGCGGATCCCGCCCTGGCTCCCTACGTCATCGACATTCCCAGCTTGACACAGTTCCGGCAGGATACAG GGACGATGCGGGCTGTCCGCAGACACGTCTTCCCAGGGGACTCTGCTGCCGGGCAGGGCGTGGTGTGGGAGTGGCAGAACGACGAGGGCGGGTGGTCCCCGTACGAGATGAGCGTCTGCGTGTTCCTGGAGCAAGCCCGTGCCACCAACCACCAGCGAGTGGATCTGGGGCCCTTGGGCTACAACTACGAAGTGGACTTTGTGGCTCAAGTGCAGACCAACAAGACCTCGAGGTTCCGCCGCAGCGTTCAGAGACGTTTGGACTCCCCGTACCCGGTGACCACCTCCACCACACCCCTTCACACAGGGGTGGGATGTTcttgccagcagtgctggcccaACAGTGGGACTGGTCCCATCACCACACGCTACCGTCACTCCATGACAAACTTGCCCAACTCTTCCACTACTCATCAGGTTCCCGGGAGAACAGCGTCGGTAAATTCTTCCAGTGTCGGCTTCGTGCCCTATAACAAACCTGCTTTGACTGGAGCAAGGTCTACACCAAGACTCAATGCACAGAGCACCTTGGTTTTGGCTCAGGCTGGGAGCCTCAGtccagcactggcagcatcTAATGGAGTCAG tgccCAGACCCTGCCTGTCAAGAtgcccaaacccagcagagtGAGCCAGGCCCTGGCAG GCATGACAGCTATTCTGATGTCAGCCGCCGGACTGCCCGTGCACCTCACCCGTGTGCCTCAAGCTGCCAGCACCCATAAGGCCACTAAAAAACACAGCTCAGTTAAGGAGGGGAGGAAAGTGTCCAAGAAAG CCTCACCAACAGAGCCAGAATCAGTGGTGAAGAAGTACCTGGAAGAGCTGAAGAGTGCTCCTGCTGATGAG GACTGCATGATCTGCATGGAGAAGCTGTCCTCCCCCTCGGGCTACAGCGACTCGTGCCAGTCCAGCAGCATCAGGCCAGAGGCAGTGGGTCACCTGAGGAACTGCCAGCACTCCTTCCACATGCTCTGCATGCTGGCCATGTACTCCAACGGGAACAAG GATGGCAGTTTGCAGTGTCCCTCCTGTAAAACCATCTATGGAGAGAAAACAGGTACCCAGCCCAAAGGGAAGATGGAGATCTCCACGTTCCCCCAGTCCCTCCCGGGACACAAGGACTGTGGGACGATCCGGATTGTGTATCACATCAGCAGGGGCATCCAG GGCCCGGAGCACCCCAACCCTGGGATGCCATACACAGCCCGAGGCTTTCCTCGCTATTGTTACCTACCAGACAATGAGAAGGGCAGAAAG GTCCTGGAGCTCCTGAAGGTGGCCTGGAAGAGACGCCTGATTTTCACCGTGGGCACCTCCAACACCACCGGGGAGAGCAACACGGTGGTGTGGAACGAGATCCACCACAAGACTGAGATGGACTCAAACCTGAGTGGCCATGGCTACCCTGACCCCAACTACCTGGACaatgtgctggcagagctggctgcccaGGGTGTCACTGAGGACTGCCTGGGCCAGTGA